Proteins encoded within one genomic window of Tabrizicola piscis:
- a CDS encoding maleylacetate reductase, whose amino-acid sequence MDSFIYTSLPARVVFGVGTTASLPQEVHALGITKALVLATPQQVSEAQALADLLGDAAAGIFAEAEMHTPVDVTERALAAFAALGADGIVSIGGGSTVGLGKAIALRTDAPQVVLPTSYAGSEMTPLLGQTEGGKKTTLRSLKVLPETVIYDVNYTLTLPPRMTVTSGMNAIAHAVETLYAQEANPVLSLMAEDGIAKMTRALDRVLVAPSDIAARSDALYGAWLCAVCLGAGGVALHHKLCHVLGGSFNLPHAETHTIILPHALAYNAPEIPQAMAAMRRATGAEKPAKALFRIAQSAGVPTALKDLGMPQDGIARAVEITLENPYFNPRAFERDALLQLLENAWHGNEPDA is encoded by the coding sequence ATGGACAGCTTCATCTATACCAGCCTTCCCGCGCGCGTGGTGTTCGGCGTGGGCACCACAGCATCCTTGCCGCAGGAGGTCCATGCCCTTGGGATCACCAAGGCCCTCGTCCTTGCGACGCCGCAGCAAGTCAGCGAAGCACAGGCGCTGGCGGACCTTTTGGGTGATGCTGCTGCGGGTATCTTCGCCGAAGCGGAAATGCACACGCCCGTGGACGTGACCGAACGCGCCCTCGCTGCCTTTGCAGCCCTGGGCGCTGATGGCATCGTTTCGATCGGCGGCGGCTCTACCGTAGGTCTGGGCAAGGCCATCGCGCTGCGCACCGATGCGCCTCAGGTGGTCTTGCCGACATCCTACGCCGGTTCGGAAATGACCCCACTGCTGGGGCAGACCGAAGGGGGCAAGAAGACAACGCTGCGCTCGCTCAAGGTGCTGCCCGAAACGGTGATCTATGACGTGAACTACACGTTGACCCTGCCACCGCGGATGACGGTCACCAGCGGCATGAATGCCATCGCCCATGCCGTCGAAACGCTTTACGCGCAGGAAGCCAATCCCGTGCTGTCGCTGATGGCCGAGGACGGGATTGCCAAGATGACCCGCGCGCTGGACCGCGTTCTGGTCGCCCCTTCGGATATCGCGGCACGCTCGGACGCGCTTTACGGGGCCTGGCTCTGCGCGGTTTGCCTTGGGGCAGGCGGCGTGGCACTGCATCACAAGCTGTGCCACGTTCTGGGTGGGTCGTTCAATCTCCCCCATGCCGAGACGCATACCATCATCCTGCCCCATGCGCTTGCCTACAATGCTCCGGAAATTCCGCAAGCCATGGCAGCGATGCGCCGTGCGACCGGGGCGGAAAAGCCTGCGAAAGCCTTGTTCCGCATCGCCCAATCCGCCGGCGTGCCGACGGCACTGAAGGATCTGGGCATGCCGCAGGACGGCATCGCGCGCGCTGTGGAAATCACGTTGGAGAACCCGTATTTCAACCCGCGTGCCTTTGAACGCGACGCGCTTTTGCAACTGTTGGAGAACGCCTGGCATGGGAACGAACCCGATGCCTGA
- a CDS encoding amidohydrolase family protein gives MILQDVNLDGQTVRLTLAKGRIAAIEPTPGPATQTVLSLPVEPHVHLDKTGTISRCRPKAPGLFGAIEAMAQDKANWTAADLRNRITAGMDEAWAAGCRAIRSHIDWNEPAVPLAWDIAAEVAQAWAARMPLIRSSLSGIDLLGDPDIGAQIAARVAQDGQVLGAFIYRHPDLETRVPFVFDLAERFGLMLDFHVDEGLEVEATGLDLIVAEATRRGMGTRVLCGHACSLAIRPDADRAMDALARSGMALTVMPTTNLYLQDMTPGRSPRLRGLAPAQDLRAAGVPVLLGTDNVCDPFYPMGLHDPLESLRLATLAAHLAPGDWVDAITDAPARALGLAPQRLAVGEAADFLLLPAPDVLAALAHPGVPRQVIRGGALQT, from the coding sequence ATGATCCTGCAGGATGTGAACCTCGACGGCCAGACCGTCCGGCTGACCTTGGCCAAAGGGCGGATTGCTGCCATTGAGCCGACCCCCGGCCCGGCAACGCAAACCGTGCTTTCCCTGCCGGTAGAACCCCACGTCCATCTGGACAAGACCGGCACGATCTCCCGTTGCCGCCCCAAGGCCCCCGGCCTGTTCGGCGCGATCGAGGCGATGGCGCAGGACAAGGCCAACTGGACTGCCGCCGACCTACGCAACCGGATCACTGCGGGGATGGATGAGGCTTGGGCCGCCGGCTGCCGCGCGATCCGCAGCCACATCGACTGGAACGAACCTGCCGTCCCCCTTGCCTGGGACATCGCGGCCGAGGTCGCGCAGGCTTGGGCCGCCCGCATGCCGCTGATCCGGTCCTCGCTGTCCGGCATCGACCTGCTGGGCGACCCCGACATTGGCGCGCAGATCGCCGCCCGCGTGGCGCAGGACGGGCAGGTCCTCGGTGCCTTCATCTACCGCCACCCCGACCTTGAAACCCGCGTCCCCTTCGTCTTCGACCTTGCGGAACGCTTTGGCCTGATGCTGGATTTCCACGTCGACGAAGGGCTGGAGGTCGAAGCGACCGGCCTTGACCTGATCGTGGCCGAGGCGACGCGCCGGGGCATGGGAACCCGCGTCCTCTGCGGCCATGCCTGCTCTCTCGCCATTCGCCCCGACGCCGACCGCGCGATGGACGCACTGGCCCGGTCGGGCATGGCGCTGACGGTGATGCCGACCACCAACCTTTACCTGCAGGACATGACCCCCGGCCGCAGCCCCCGCCTGCGCGGCCTTGCCCCGGCGCAAGACCTGCGGGCAGCCGGGGTGCCAGTCCTGCTTGGTACGGACAACGTATGCGATCCTTTCTATCCGATGGGCCTTCACGACCCTCTGGAAAGCCTCCGCCTCGCCACCCTTGCCGCCCACCTTGCCCCCGGCGATTGGGTGGACGCCATCACCGATGCCCCCGCCCGCGCGCTTGGCCTTGCGCCCCAGCGCCTTGCGGTGGGCGAGGCTGCCGATTTCCTCCTCCTCCCCGCTCCCGATGTCCTGGCCGCCCTCGCCCATCCGGGCGTGCCGCGTCAGGTGATCCGGGGCGGTGCCCTCCAAACCTAA
- a CDS encoding FAD-binding oxidoreductase — protein sequence MTVPLEKMTAFRAMIAEVPVNDDPKYVLAKSRDYYWYSPILKDQLDAMTGQIVVQPRTEAEVITVAAACAKLRIPLTLRGGGTGNYGQCVPMEGGVVMEMTKLDRIIEITPGRVVCEAGARIEKVEHAVAETGQMLSMFPSTKRLATMAGFVSGGSGGIGSLKNGMLRDGTNITYVRLVTVEEEPRVIELRGQEILKVQHAYGTNGIITALDYGLTPAVDYLQVVALFDGYDVALSASVEAETRGIESFLLTVCERRFSRFYKKFADIFPPTHDAIFAMVAPSSLNAYKTLVADHGGTVVLVKTDAEMDAAGLPPVWECGWNHTTLQALKVEPGIWTYLQVAYEPPLDFALCARQLERYGEEIYWHHETARMGGEVHFFALPIVRWTSKDRMYEIIAELEAEGCAIYDPHAITIEDGGMKAIDTTQIDFKREADPHGLMNPGKTRGWSAEMAR from the coding sequence ATGACTGTTCCGCTCGAAAAGATGACCGCCTTCCGCGCCATGATTGCCGAGGTTCCGGTCAACGACGACCCGAAATACGTCCTCGCCAAATCGCGCGACTACTACTGGTACTCGCCGATCCTGAAGGATCAGCTTGACGCGATGACCGGCCAGATCGTCGTCCAGCCCCGGACCGAGGCCGAGGTCATCACCGTCGCGGCGGCCTGCGCCAAGCTGCGGATTCCCTTGACCTTGCGGGGGGGTGGAACCGGCAACTACGGCCAGTGCGTCCCGATGGAGGGCGGCGTGGTGATGGAGATGACCAAGCTGGACCGGATCATCGAGATCACCCCGGGACGGGTGGTGTGCGAGGCAGGCGCGCGGATCGAAAAGGTCGAACACGCAGTGGCGGAAACCGGGCAGATGCTGTCGATGTTCCCATCGACCAAGCGGCTGGCGACAATGGCAGGCTTCGTCTCGGGCGGGTCCGGGGGGATCGGGTCGCTCAAGAACGGCATGCTGCGGGACGGGACGAACATCACATATGTGCGGCTGGTCACGGTGGAGGAGGAGCCGCGTGTGATCGAGTTGCGCGGGCAAGAGATCCTCAAGGTCCAGCACGCCTACGGCACCAACGGCATCATCACCGCGTTGGACTACGGCCTGACCCCCGCGGTCGACTACCTGCAGGTGGTGGCCCTGTTCGACGGCTACGACGTCGCGCTGAGTGCGAGTGTCGAGGCTGAGACCCGGGGGATCGAAAGCTTCCTCCTGACCGTCTGCGAACGCCGGTTTTCCCGGTTCTACAAGAAGTTCGCCGACATCTTCCCCCCCACCCACGACGCGATCTTCGCCATGGTCGCCCCCTCCAGCTTAAACGCCTACAAGACCCTCGTGGCCGACCACGGCGGCACAGTCGTGCTGGTCAAAACCGACGCCGAGATGGATGCGGCCGGCCTTCCCCCCGTCTGGGAATGTGGCTGGAACCACACCACCCTGCAGGCCCTGAAAGTGGAGCCGGGCATCTGGACCTACCTCCAGGTCGCCTACGAGCCCCCCCTCGACTTCGCCCTCTGCGCCCGCCAGCTGGAGCGGTATGGCGAGGAGATTTACTGGCACCACGAAACCGCAAGGATGGGTGGAGAGGTCCATTTCTTCGCCCTGCCCATCGTCCGCTGGACCTCGAAGGACCGGATGTATGAGATCATCGCCGAACTGGAGGCCGAGGGCTGCGCGATCTACGACCCCCATGCGATCACGATTGAGGATGGGGGGATGAAGGCGATCGACACCACCCAGATCGACTTCAAGCGGGAGGCCGACCCGCATGGGCTGATGAACCCCGGCAAGACCCGGGGCTGGTCGGCGGAGATGGCCCGGTAG
- a CDS encoding MBL fold metallo-hydrolase: MTDMTIKPKVTGFFDAATNTISYVVQDPASKACAIVDSVMDIDYAAGRITYDHADAMIAFVRDNGLTVDWLIETHVHADHLSAAPYIQTALGGKIGIGRNITMVQDTFGKIFNEGTEFQRDGSQFDRLFDDGDTYTVGTMTCEAIHTPGHTPACMTHIMGDAAFVGDTLFMPDGGSARADFPGGDAGQLYDSIQRVLSLPDEMRLFMCHDYGPNGRDIAYETTVAEEKANNIHISGKTREEFVKLRTARDATLAMPRLIIPSLQVNMRGGELPPPDEDGKRYLKVPLNGL; encoded by the coding sequence ATGACCGACATGACCATCAAACCCAAGGTGACGGGCTTCTTCGACGCCGCCACCAACACCATCAGCTATGTGGTCCAGGACCCCGCGTCCAAAGCCTGCGCCATCGTCGACAGCGTCATGGACATCGACTACGCCGCCGGGCGCATCACCTATGACCATGCCGATGCGATGATCGCCTTTGTCCGCGACAATGGCCTTACCGTCGACTGGCTGATCGAAACCCATGTCCACGCCGACCACCTGTCCGCCGCGCCCTATATCCAGACGGCGCTGGGCGGCAAGATCGGCATCGGGCGCAACATCACCATGGTGCAGGACACCTTCGGCAAGATCTTCAACGAAGGGACCGAGTTTCAGCGCGACGGGTCCCAGTTCGACCGGCTGTTTGACGACGGCGACACCTACACCGTCGGCACCATGACCTGCGAGGCGATACATACCCCCGGCCATACCCCCGCCTGCATGACCCACATCATGGGCGATGCGGCCTTTGTCGGCGATACGCTCTTCATGCCCGACGGCGGGTCCGCCCGTGCCGACTTTCCCGGCGGCGATGCGGGCCAGCTTTATGACAGCATCCAGCGCGTCCTGTCGCTGCCTGATGAGATGCGCCTGTTCATGTGCCATGACTACGGACCGAACGGCCGCGACATCGCGTATGAGACCACCGTGGCCGAAGAAAAGGCCAACAACATCCACATCAGCGGCAAGACGCGGGAGGAGTTTGTCAAACTCCGCACCGCCCGCGACGCAACGCTGGCCATGCCAAGGCTGATCATCCCGTCGCTTCAGGTAAACATGCGCGGCGGTGAACTGCCGCCACCTGACGAAGACGGCAAGCGCTACCTCAAGGTGCCGCTGAACGGCCTGTGA
- a CDS encoding creatininase family protein, with the protein MKHRFWADYTARDFAALPRDRLIAILPVGAVEQHGPHLPLSVDQAILDGILAATVPLIPDDLPALILPTLPVGKSDEHSAYPGTLTFSAATLMAMWSDIGASVARAGVRKLVILNSHGGQIAPMDIVARDLRLRHKMMVVAANWFAMGMPEGLFTAEENRFGIHAGDMETSVMRALHPGLVQMDHARDFRPLVAKMAKDNKHLGLTPAGKLAWAAQDMHPAGACGNAALATVEKGQQVIDHAARQIVTLLGEVHRMPLDYLENTPDPDAQ; encoded by the coding sequence ATGAAACACCGCTTCTGGGCCGACTACACCGCGCGCGACTTCGCCGCCCTGCCGCGCGACCGGCTGATTGCCATCCTGCCCGTGGGTGCCGTGGAACAACACGGGCCGCACCTGCCCCTCAGCGTTGATCAGGCGATCCTTGATGGCATCCTTGCCGCGACCGTCCCGCTGATCCCCGATGACCTGCCCGCGCTGATCCTGCCCACCTTGCCGGTGGGCAAGTCTGATGAACACTCCGCCTATCCCGGCACGCTGACCTTTTCAGCGGCGACCCTTATGGCAATGTGGTCCGACATCGGCGCATCCGTGGCCCGGGCAGGGGTGCGCAAGCTGGTGATCCTGAACTCCCACGGGGGGCAGATCGCCCCGATGGACATCGTCGCCCGCGACTTGCGGCTGCGCCACAAGATGATGGTCGTCGCCGCCAACTGGTTTGCCATGGGAATGCCCGAGGGTCTGTTCACGGCTGAGGAAAACCGCTTCGGCATCCATGCCGGCGACATGGAAACCTCGGTCATGCGCGCGCTGCACCCGGGGCTGGTGCAGATGGACCACGCCCGCGACTTCCGCCCGCTGGTCGCGAAAATGGCCAAGGATAACAAGCATCTGGGGCTTACCCCCGCTGGAAAGCTCGCCTGGGCCGCGCAGGACATGCACCCCGCCGGGGCCTGCGGCAACGCCGCACTGGCGACGGTGGAAAAGGGCCAGCAGGTCATCGACCACGCCGCACGCCAGATCGTGACGCTGCTGGGCGAAGTGCACCGGATGCCGCTGGACTATCTTGAAAATACGCCGGACCCGGACGCGCAATGA
- the trpA gene encoding tryptophan synthase subunit alpha, whose protein sequence is MTRIDTTFARLKAEGKKAFVAYIMGGDPDEATSLAVMQGLPAAGVDIIELGMPFTDPMADGPTIQAAGQRALEVGMTMDKVLAMVRAFRAGDNATPIVLMGYYNPIYSRGVDRFLKDAISAGVDGLIVVDLPPEEDDELCIPAQKAGLNFIRLATPTTDDKRLPKVLQNTSGFVYYVSITGITGAATAQATNVGPEVARIKRSTDLPVIVGFGINTPDAARTIASVADGCVVGSAIVKDIGNGVPVNEVLAKVAALAAGAHSA, encoded by the coding sequence ATGACACGGATCGACACCACCTTCGCGCGGCTCAAGGCCGAAGGGAAGAAGGCTTTCGTCGCCTATATCATGGGCGGTGACCCCGATGAAGCGACCAGCCTTGCCGTGATGCAGGGCCTGCCTGCCGCCGGGGTGGATATCATCGAACTGGGGATGCCCTTCACGGACCCGATGGCGGATGGCCCGACCATTCAGGCGGCAGGCCAGCGCGCGCTGGAGGTCGGCATGACGATGGACAAGGTCCTCGCCATGGTCCGCGCCTTCCGGGCAGGGGACAATGCCACGCCGATTGTTCTGATGGGGTATTACAACCCGATCTATTCCCGCGGTGTGGACCGGTTCCTGAAGGACGCGATCTCTGCCGGTGTTGACGGGCTGATCGTCGTCGACCTGCCCCCGGAAGAGGATGATGAGCTTTGCATCCCCGCCCAGAAGGCCGGTCTCAACTTCATTCGCCTTGCCACGCCCACCACCGATGACAAACGCCTGCCAAAGGTGCTGCAGAACACGTCAGGCTTTGTCTACTATGTCTCGATCACCGGGATCACCGGCGCCGCCACTGCGCAGGCCACAAACGTGGGGCCCGAGGTTGCGCGGATCAAGCGGTCCACCGACCTGCCGGTGATCGTAGGCTTCGGCATCAACACACCTGACGCGGCCCGGACCATCGCCTCTGTCGCGGACGGTTGTGTGGTGGGCTCTGCCATCGTCAAGGACATCGGCAACGGCGTCCCGGTGAACGAGGTGCTGGCCAAGGTCGCGGCCCTAGCCGCAGGCGCACATTCGGCCTGA
- a CDS encoding YeeE/YedE family protein, translating to MVTDFTPLQSLGGGALIGLAAVVLMALHGRILGATGILGGLLRFDDLADWRLKAALLVGMAMGPLVLLWLTGSVPVVDIPVSPLAIVLGGVVVGIGVSYGGGCTSGHGVCGNARFSRRSLVATVTFMATAFATVYVTRHLIGA from the coding sequence ATGGTAACTGACTTTACGCCCCTGCAATCGTTGGGAGGCGGGGCGCTGATCGGCCTCGCCGCCGTTGTGTTGATGGCGCTGCACGGGCGTATACTGGGGGCTACGGGCATCCTTGGCGGGCTGTTGCGGTTCGATGATCTGGCTGATTGGCGGTTGAAGGCGGCGCTTCTGGTCGGCATGGCCATGGGGCCGCTGGTTCTGCTGTGGCTGACCGGGTCCGTGCCGGTGGTGGATATTCCCGTCTCCCCGCTCGCCATCGTCCTTGGGGGCGTGGTCGTCGGGATCGGGGTCAGCTACGGCGGCGGCTGCACCTCGGGGCACGGGGTCTGCGGCAATGCCCGCTTCTCGCGCCGGTCGCTGGTGGCGACGGTGACCTTCATGGCCACGGCCTTTGCCACCGTTTACGTCACCCGCCACCTGATCGGGGCCTGA
- the nrtS gene encoding nitrate/nitrite transporter NrtS: protein MKRALLTALVVGNVIGAINHGDKILAGVMEQGDWIKVALTFLAPYSVATYSAVMTLLEQDRARRDMLASPAVGPKPAAAAKLG from the coding sequence ATGAAACGGGCGCTTCTGACGGCGCTGGTCGTCGGCAACGTGATCGGTGCCATCAATCACGGCGACAAGATCCTGGCAGGCGTCATGGAACAGGGTGACTGGATCAAGGTCGCCCTGACGTTCCTCGCCCCCTACAGTGTGGCGACCTATTCAGCCGTGATGACCCTGCTTGAACAGGACCGGGCCCGCCGGGATATGCTGGCCAGCCCTGCGGTTGGCCCCAAACCTGCGGCTGCGGCCAAGCTTGGCTGA
- a CDS encoding YgaP family membrane protein, whose amino-acid sequence MTRNMGSIDRGLRALVGLALLAGAFLLGWFGGWMVWAAAAVGVIMLATAAMGNCPAYSIVGIKTCKT is encoded by the coding sequence ATGACCAGAAATATGGGATCGATCGACCGGGGCCTGCGCGCGCTTGTGGGACTGGCCCTTCTGGCTGGGGCCTTCCTTCTTGGCTGGTTCGGGGGCTGGATGGTCTGGGCGGCGGCAGCCGTTGGGGTTATCATGCTGGCGACAGCCGCGATGGGCAATTGCCCGGCCTACAGCATCGTGGGGATCAAGACCTGCAAGACCTGA
- the dgt gene encoding dGTP triphosphohydrolase, translating to MLTFEMKLEMALMEWSKLLNGSRLNEADYEEQPHRPSYVRDLDRIVFSAPFRRLANKTQVHPLHDHDHIHHRLIHSVETGSVGRSLGMQIGHWLEQNGQIPSGGKHTVSGVVQSACLAHDIGNPPFGHSGEAAIGSWFQERFITPSGLFTEMDKILRSEFEEFEGNAQGFRIIANTEMYRGAGGMRLTKSVLGAFSKYPVSAHVKASVDENYCGTKKFGFFMSEAPVFTSVAADLGLIEQKAKSGSWWRRHPLVFLVEAADDICYNILDIEDACTAGDLSFETVKGALAPIAGSNTFLDGKSEEEQVSYLRAKGIGTAIDACVEAFKENYQDIMSGTFTSSLIESSTKAQDFQNLKDMARRQIFKAKRKTELEVSGRNVLHRVLTGVYPIYEALGKVGWDAERLQGYNPQLVRALGLELRGVTDAYSALHSLTDYVSGMTDRYTVKIARMVSGT from the coding sequence ATGCTCACCTTCGAAATGAAATTGGAGATGGCGCTCATGGAATGGTCAAAGCTTCTGAATGGTTCGCGCTTGAATGAGGCCGACTATGAGGAGCAACCTCACAGGCCATCCTACGTTCGAGATCTGGACAGAATAGTCTTTTCTGCTCCTTTCCGTCGGTTGGCAAATAAAACCCAAGTACACCCTCTCCATGACCACGATCACATACACCATCGCTTGATTCACAGCGTCGAGACTGGCAGCGTTGGACGATCTCTGGGGATGCAGATCGGACATTGGCTAGAGCAAAATGGCCAGATACCTTCGGGGGGAAAGCATACTGTTAGTGGTGTTGTACAGTCAGCATGCTTGGCGCATGATATAGGTAACCCGCCGTTTGGGCATTCTGGAGAGGCGGCAATCGGCAGCTGGTTTCAGGAGCGATTTATAACGCCTTCCGGCTTATTCACTGAGATGGATAAGATATTACGTTCGGAATTTGAGGAGTTCGAAGGAAACGCTCAAGGCTTTCGGATCATCGCGAACACCGAAATGTATCGCGGAGCCGGTGGCATGCGCTTAACCAAAAGCGTTTTAGGCGCTTTCTCTAAGTACCCGGTTTCGGCACATGTAAAAGCATCGGTCGACGAAAACTATTGTGGCACAAAGAAGTTTGGTTTCTTCATGTCAGAGGCGCCAGTGTTTACTTCGGTCGCTGCCGACTTGGGCCTGATTGAACAGAAAGCCAAGTCTGGCTCTTGGTGGCGTAGGCATCCGCTTGTCTTCCTCGTGGAGGCTGCTGACGATATTTGTTATAATATTTTGGACATCGAAGACGCCTGTACAGCCGGCGACCTAAGTTTTGAGACCGTCAAAGGCGCGCTGGCCCCGATTGCGGGATCTAACACCTTCTTGGATGGGAAAAGTGAAGAGGAGCAGGTGTCGTATCTACGTGCGAAAGGCATTGGGACAGCGATTGATGCGTGCGTGGAAGCATTTAAAGAAAACTACCAAGATATCATGTCTGGGACTTTCACTAGTTCACTAATTGAGTCGTCGACCAAGGCGCAAGACTTCCAAAATCTAAAAGACATGGCTCGAAGGCAAATATTTAAGGCAAAGCGCAAAACTGAATTGGAAGTTTCAGGTCGAAATGTTCTTCATAGGGTCCTCACTGGAGTTTATCCAATCTATGAGGCGCTTGGAAAAGTGGGCTGGGATGCGGAAAGACTCCAGGGGTATAATCCACAGCTGGTTAGAGCTTTGGGTCTGGAGTTACGCGGCGTAACCGACGCTTACTCTGCACTTCACTCTCTTACCGACTATGTCTCTGGGATGACAGATAGATACACTGTAAAAATTGCTCGAATGGTCTCGGGAACGTAA
- a CDS encoding DUF6691 family protein, translated as MRIVSALLIGMIFGIGIAVSGMMNPAKVLNFFDLAQIAQGTWDPSLAFVMGGALAVAIPGYRLVLGRRAPRSAPLLANRFDLPGTRVIDRRLVLGSATFGIGWGIAGFCPGGALPALGTAEPEAFLFVAALIGGLLLARVLQARSLHPKPAT; from the coding sequence ATGCGCATCGTCTCGGCACTGCTCATCGGGATGATCTTCGGCATCGGGATTGCCGTTTCCGGCATGATGAACCCGGCCAAGGTGCTGAACTTCTTCGACCTGGCCCAGATTGCCCAAGGCACCTGGGACCCAAGCCTTGCCTTCGTCATGGGTGGCGCACTCGCGGTGGCCATTCCCGGCTACCGGCTGGTGCTAGGCCGCCGTGCCCCCCGCTCCGCCCCGCTGCTGGCCAACCGGTTCGACCTGCCCGGCACCCGCGTCATCGACCGCCGGCTTGTGCTTGGCTCGGCCACCTTCGGCATCGGCTGGGGGATCGCGGGCTTCTGCCCCGGCGGCGCACTCCCCGCCCTTGGCACGGCCGAACCCGAGGCGTTTCTCTTCGTCGCCGCCCTGATCGGCGGCCTTCTGTTGGCGCGGGTTCTGCAGGCCCGCAGCCTGCACCCCAAACCTGCTACCTGA
- a CDS encoding Crp/Fnr family transcriptional regulator codes for MDRIAQLAGLDTLPADVAKALIAGSKVVHLPAGACVFEPGQHADNFLLLLSGTVRVQQRSETGREVFLYRVNAGESCVLTTACMLADEDYAAEGLTETEVDALVIPRSVFDDLAARSAIFRSFIFRAYSRRIADLFSLIDDIVFQRVDVRLAARLLDLAQDGTVQATHQVLAVELGTAREVISRTLGEFQRRAWVEQARGVIRILDRGALQRLARSVT; via the coding sequence ATGGACAGGATCGCTCAACTTGCAGGGCTGGACACGCTGCCTGCCGATGTAGCCAAGGCGCTGATTGCGGGCAGCAAAGTCGTGCATCTGCCCGCCGGCGCCTGTGTATTCGAACCGGGCCAGCATGCCGACAATTTTCTTCTCCTCCTGTCCGGCACCGTGCGTGTCCAGCAAAGGTCCGAAACCGGGCGTGAGGTCTTTCTCTACCGGGTGAACGCGGGCGAAAGCTGTGTGCTGACAACCGCCTGCATGCTGGCGGACGAAGACTATGCCGCCGAGGGCCTGACCGAGACCGAGGTTGACGCGCTGGTCATCCCCCGTAGTGTTTTTGACGATCTGGCCGCCCGGTCCGCGATCTTCCGCAGCTTCATCTTCCGGGCCTATTCGCGGCGGATCGCGGACCTTTTCAGCCTGATCGACGATATCGTGTTCCAGCGGGTCGATGTCCGACTGGCCGCCCGCCTCTTGGACCTAGCGCAGGACGGTACTGTGCAGGCCACGCATCAGGTGCTGGCCGTGGAACTTGGCACCGCGCGCGAAGTGATCTCACGCACCTTGGGCGAGTTTCAGCGCAGGGCCTGGGTGGAGCAGGCCCGCGGCGTGATCCGCATCCTTGACCGCGGCGCGCTGCAGCGTCTGGCGCGGTCAGTGACCTAG